The following coding sequences are from one Microbacterium wangchenii window:
- a CDS encoding aldehyde dehydrogenase family protein, producing the protein MTMIDEKAAGPVFGHLIAGAERQGDRTFEVHNPSRTSEVVGVVADGTAADALAAVDSAASTAQEWAATPVVERAQRLLRIADAIDAHAARLIDLATRENGSVVSTIRREVAAAAESFRLVAAYLPTVLEPSAVEGAAPGEFVRVERRPYGVVACIVPWNAPVLLTANKLAPAIAAGNAVVLKPSPFAPLAVSLLAGLAAAELPPGVVNVVNGDAEVVRALLADRRVRKVSFTGGGATARHIMRQASESLLPVHLELGGNDPAVVLEDADLAHTAERIALSAYRRAGQVCFATKRVYVPRSIAGEFRDLLVQVVDRMVVGDATDERADMGPVNNPGQFERVQALLDRTRAQGRDVRVLGSPLDPGTWADGYFLLPALVLDARHDDEVVREEQFGPILPVIECDDEEQAIALANDTDYGLCSSVWSRSPERALAVADRLEAGVTFVNSAMFSATGTREIPMGGWKQSGIGWEGSPHGIEEYLQFHSVDVQALPARGAA; encoded by the coding sequence ATGACCATGATCGATGAGAAGGCAGCGGGACCGGTGTTCGGTCACCTGATCGCCGGTGCGGAGCGGCAGGGGGACCGCACCTTCGAGGTGCACAATCCCAGCCGCACCTCGGAGGTGGTCGGGGTCGTCGCGGACGGGACCGCCGCGGATGCGCTGGCCGCGGTGGACAGCGCCGCCTCGACGGCCCAGGAGTGGGCGGCCACGCCGGTGGTGGAACGGGCGCAGAGGCTCCTGCGGATCGCCGACGCGATCGACGCGCACGCCGCCAGGCTCATCGACCTGGCCACCCGCGAGAACGGGAGTGTCGTCTCGACCATCCGCCGCGAGGTGGCCGCCGCTGCCGAGTCGTTCCGGCTGGTCGCGGCGTACCTGCCGACGGTCCTGGAACCGTCTGCGGTCGAGGGCGCAGCGCCCGGCGAGTTCGTGCGGGTCGAGCGGCGCCCCTACGGCGTCGTGGCCTGCATCGTGCCGTGGAACGCGCCCGTCCTCCTGACCGCGAACAAGCTGGCGCCCGCGATCGCCGCAGGCAACGCCGTGGTGCTCAAGCCCTCTCCGTTCGCGCCGCTCGCGGTGTCGCTCCTGGCCGGGCTGGCCGCCGCCGAGCTGCCGCCGGGTGTGGTCAACGTCGTCAACGGCGACGCCGAGGTCGTGCGCGCGCTCCTGGCGGATCGCCGCGTGCGGAAGGTCTCGTTCACCGGCGGCGGCGCCACTGCTCGCCACATCATGCGCCAGGCCTCCGAGTCGCTCCTCCCGGTGCATCTCGAGCTGGGCGGGAACGATCCCGCCGTCGTGCTGGAGGACGCCGACCTCGCCCATACGGCGGAGCGCATCGCGCTGTCGGCGTACCGGCGGGCCGGTCAGGTGTGCTTCGCCACGAAACGCGTGTACGTGCCGCGCAGCATCGCCGGGGAGTTCCGGGATCTGCTCGTCCAGGTCGTGGACCGCATGGTGGTCGGCGACGCCACGGACGAGCGGGCCGATATGGGGCCGGTGAACAACCCCGGCCAGTTCGAGCGCGTGCAGGCCCTCCTCGATCGCACGCGCGCGCAAGGTCGGGACGTCCGGGTGCTGGGATCCCCGCTCGATCCGGGCACATGGGCGGACGGGTACTTCCTCCTCCCCGCCCTCGTCCTCGACGCCCGGCACGACGACGAGGTGGTCCGCGAGGAGCAGTTCGGGCCGATCCTCCCCGTCATCGAATGCGACGACGAGGAGCAGGCCATCGCCCTGGCGAACGACACCGACTACGGGCTGTGCTCGTCGGTGTGGTCGCGCTCACCCGAGCGGGCGCTCGCTGTGGCGGACCGGCTCGAAGCCGGAGTGACGTTCGTCAACAGTGCGATGTTCTCCGCGACGGGCACGAGGGAGATCCCCATGGGTGGCTGGAAGCAGAGCGGCATCGGCTGGGAGGGATCACCCCACGGCATCGAGGAGTACCTGCAGTTCCACAGCGTCGACGTGCAGGCGCTGCCTGCCCGTGGTGCGGCGTGA
- a CDS encoding ABC transporter ATP-binding protein: MSASAVSTPTATETVLAVDGVRKIYNEGTAQANMAIDSVSFHVDKGEFVCIVGPSGAGKTTLLRCISGLASPSAGSVTFEGRPLTQVPEQLGLVFQDYSRSLYPWMTNGENVALPLSARGLSRAERASRVTETLRSVGLGHVERKYPWELSGGMQQRVAIARALSYRPELLLMDEPFASVDAQTRFDLEDLILKVREDLGITVVLVTHDIDEAIYLSDRIIVLSKNPSVVREVVDVGLGTVRSQVETRASEQFLALRRHLLSLVMPKDAS, encoded by the coding sequence ATGTCTGCATCCGCCGTTTCCACTCCCACCGCCACCGAGACCGTTCTCGCCGTCGATGGGGTCCGCAAGATCTACAACGAGGGCACCGCGCAGGCCAACATGGCCATCGACTCGGTCTCCTTCCATGTCGACAAGGGCGAGTTCGTCTGCATCGTCGGACCCAGCGGTGCCGGTAAGACGACGCTGCTGCGCTGCATCTCGGGGCTGGCTTCCCCCAGCGCGGGATCGGTCACGTTCGAAGGACGCCCGCTCACGCAGGTTCCGGAGCAGCTGGGCCTGGTGTTCCAGGACTACAGCCGTTCGCTGTACCCGTGGATGACGAACGGGGAGAACGTCGCGCTGCCCCTCTCGGCGCGCGGGCTGTCGCGGGCCGAGCGCGCCAGCCGCGTCACGGAGACCCTGCGCAGCGTGGGCCTGGGCCATGTGGAACGGAAGTACCCCTGGGAGCTGTCCGGTGGGATGCAGCAGCGCGTCGCGATCGCGCGCGCCCTCTCGTACCGGCCGGAGCTCCTCCTCATGGACGAACCGTTCGCCTCCGTGGACGCCCAGACGCGGTTCGATCTGGAGGATCTCATCCTCAAGGTGCGTGAGGACCTGGGCATCACCGTCGTCCTCGTCACGCACGACATCGACGAGGCGATCTACCTCAGCGACCGCATCATCGTCCTCTCCAAGAACCCGAGTGTCGTCCGCGAGGTGGTCGACGTCGGCCTGGGCACCGTGCGGAGCCAGGTGGAGACGCGGGCGAGCGAGCAGTTCCTGGCGCTGCGGCGGCACCTGTTGTCGCTGGTGATGCCCAAGGACGCGTCGTGA
- a CDS encoding ABC transporter permease: protein MSRMTTSLVPTVRVRRGSSPLRRVGQALTPVWLPLLLIAVWWFVSAESVSPFFPPLSDILVDTWDQWVVFGAWTNAVVSLRNLFIGYLLGTLIGVVGGSLMWRLKYLRMAANPIIYFLYVLPAPALLPAMIAIFGIGDLRQIALIALGSIWPTLLNTLDGMRGIDTVKFDTARALRLGGWRTYTRLVLPGAAPQIAAGLRASLTVGIVLMVVSEMVAANSGIGVFILQAQAEFAIKKMWTGILVLAFIGTALNYLFVFVERRALRWYYRSRALGSS from the coding sequence ATGAGCAGGATGACCACGAGCCTGGTGCCGACGGTACGGGTCCGCCGGGGGAGCAGCCCCCTGCGGCGAGTCGGCCAAGCGCTCACGCCGGTGTGGCTGCCACTGCTGCTCATCGCCGTGTGGTGGTTCGTGTCCGCCGAGTCGGTGTCGCCGTTCTTCCCGCCGCTCAGCGACATCCTCGTCGACACGTGGGATCAGTGGGTGGTGTTCGGAGCCTGGACCAATGCGGTCGTGAGCCTGCGCAACCTGTTCATCGGCTATCTGCTGGGGACGCTGATCGGTGTCGTCGGCGGTTCGCTGATGTGGCGACTGAAGTACCTGCGCATGGCGGCCAACCCGATCATCTACTTCCTGTACGTCCTCCCTGCCCCGGCGCTGCTTCCCGCGATGATCGCGATCTTCGGCATCGGCGACCTCCGTCAGATCGCCTTGATCGCGCTCGGATCCATCTGGCCGACGCTTCTGAACACCCTCGACGGCATGCGGGGTATCGACACGGTGAAGTTCGATACGGCCAGGGCGCTGCGGCTGGGGGGATGGCGCACGTACACCCGACTCGTCCTCCCCGGTGCGGCGCCGCAGATCGCGGCGGGGCTGCGAGCCAGTCTCACGGTGGGCATCGTCCTGATGGTGGTGAGCGAGATGGTCGCCGCCAACTCCGGGATCGGGGTCTTCATCCTGCAAGCACAGGCGGAGTTCGCGATCAAGAAGATGTGGACCGGCATCCTTGTCCTCGCCTTCATCGGGACCGCCCTCAACTACCTGTTCGTCTTCGTCGAGCGCCGCGCCCTCCGCTGGTACTACCGGTCACGCGCGCTCGGATCGTCGTAA
- a CDS encoding ABC transporter permease yields MRSASRSWLTWTLPIVTVAVLLLAWQAVTAGGLVSPSQFPTMTDTMAALGREVGTGRVWPAIGATLAGWVIGMVITILLGLLIGTALAFNAFAQRSAAPVIEIFKAIPAIAILPLVILIAGSTLPMKVFLVCFAAFWPFLIQVIYGVRSMDPIVLDTARALGVRGARRFLMVSVPSASPYLVTGMRIASAQALILCVVAEIVGGAAGIGRNILLAQNTGVVAYPTMYAYILVAGILGIALTGAFFLLEKRVMHWHESQRNIRESNKVGAA; encoded by the coding sequence ATGCGCAGCGCCTCGCGATCCTGGCTGACGTGGACGCTGCCGATCGTCACCGTGGCGGTGCTCCTGCTGGCGTGGCAGGCCGTGACCGCCGGTGGTCTGGTGAGCCCCTCGCAGTTCCCGACGATGACCGACACCATGGCGGCGCTCGGGCGGGAAGTGGGCACCGGCCGGGTATGGCCGGCGATCGGCGCCACGCTTGCAGGGTGGGTCATCGGGATGGTGATCACGATCCTGCTGGGGCTGCTCATCGGTACGGCACTGGCTTTCAACGCCTTCGCGCAGCGCAGTGCGGCACCGGTCATCGAGATCTTCAAGGCGATCCCGGCGATCGCGATCCTTCCCCTCGTGATCCTGATCGCCGGCTCCACGCTCCCCATGAAGGTGTTCCTGGTGTGCTTCGCCGCGTTCTGGCCGTTCCTCATCCAGGTGATCTACGGCGTGCGCTCGATGGACCCGATCGTCCTGGACACCGCGCGGGCCCTGGGCGTGCGTGGTGCCCGCAGGTTCCTGATGGTGAGCGTGCCCAGCGCATCGCCGTATCTGGTGACCGGAATGCGCATCGCCTCCGCGCAGGCACTGATCCTGTGCGTCGTCGCGGAGATCGTCGGCGGGGCGGCGGGCATCGGTCGCAACATCCTGCTGGCGCAGAACACCGGAGTGGTGGCGTACCCGACCATGTACGCCTACATCCTGGTCGCGGGGATCCTCGGCATCGCCCTCACGGGGGCGTTCTTCCTCCTGGAGAAGCGGGTCATGCACTGGCACGAATCGCAGCGGAACATCCGCGAATCGAACAAGGTGGGCGCGGCATGA
- a CDS encoding ABC transporter substrate-binding protein: MKTSLTRRLGAIAVAGIVAASLAACSGGDGGADAGTGDDGGAPEKASLTVAINPSTQFAPLYYGLQEGIFEEHGLELEITPQTDIAAIVSGLASGTYDVGFATVVHAVTANANGIPIRAITSIEGQIQEDDEGTLTIASAESGITDFAGLEGKRVATVGLSSHNTLTMWELVDRAGADAASIELVQLPFGQMAAALESGDVDAAIMQWPFAAEALAAGGVELGYNNRELFEGTATTLFNTSQSFVDQNPNTVRAFADAMAESIEGASADPETAKAALVDGLGITEEQAAGARWNVGGDPALNVDAFEVARDLLVKFSTDESAKAALEKLDVSTIVWSGAL, encoded by the coding sequence GTGAAGACATCCCTCACGCGCCGCCTCGGCGCCATCGCGGTCGCCGGAATCGTCGCGGCCTCGCTCGCGGCCTGCTCCGGCGGGGACGGCGGAGCAGACGCCGGGACCGGAGACGACGGAGGGGCCCCGGAGAAGGCATCCCTCACCGTCGCGATCAATCCGTCCACGCAGTTCGCCCCCCTGTACTACGGGCTGCAGGAGGGCATCTTCGAGGAGCACGGTCTGGAACTGGAGATCACCCCGCAGACCGACATCGCCGCCATCGTGTCGGGTCTCGCCAGCGGCACGTACGACGTCGGTTTCGCCACGGTGGTCCACGCCGTGACGGCCAATGCCAACGGGATCCCCATCCGCGCGATCACCTCCATCGAAGGACAGATCCAGGAAGACGACGAAGGCACGCTCACCATCGCGTCCGCGGAATCGGGTATCACCGACTTCGCCGGCCTGGAGGGCAAGCGCGTGGCCACCGTGGGTCTGTCCTCGCACAACACGCTCACGATGTGGGAGCTCGTCGACCGCGCGGGCGCGGACGCCGCGTCGATCGAACTGGTCCAGCTGCCCTTCGGCCAGATGGCCGCCGCGCTGGAGAGCGGGGACGTCGACGCCGCGATCATGCAGTGGCCCTTCGCTGCGGAGGCCCTGGCCGCCGGAGGCGTGGAGCTGGGCTACAACAACCGCGAACTGTTCGAGGGCACTGCCACGACGCTGTTCAACACGTCGCAGTCGTTCGTGGATCAGAACCCCAACACCGTCCGCGCCTTCGCCGACGCCATGGCCGAGTCCATCGAAGGGGCCAGTGCCGACCCGGAGACGGCGAAGGCCGCCCTCGTCGACGGCCTCGGGATCACCGAGGAGCAGGCCGCGGGAGCGCGATGGAACGTCGGCGGCGACCCGGCGCTCAACGTGGATGCGTTCGAGGTGGCCCGCGATCTGCTGGTGAAGTTCAGCACCGACGAATCCGCCAAGGCGGCCCTCGAGAAGCTCGACGTCTCCACGATCGTGTGGTCGGGCGCGCTGTAG
- a CDS encoding amidohydrolase family protein, giving the protein MKIDAFCHLLPTAYAERLFAITDSAVARNIQKRVSGVPALVDLDERFRVMDEFGPDYRQIINTAAPPLDDLGPRARTAELARIANDGMADLVARHPDRFEGFCAAVALDDVDNAIAEVDRAFDDLGAVGVQIYTHVNGGPMDQERFFPFYEAVARRGDKMIQVHPCRDASWADYKTEERSKFEIWWTLGWEYDLSAFMSRLVFSGVFERLPDIKILIHHGGAMIPHFAGRVGPGWDQLGSRTPADQAEDITGYPLTQRPIDYFKKFYVDTAYFGAGDSMRTAIKFFGVDHTLFGSDTPFDPEKGPGYIRDTIANLNDMDILSDADRDRIYSGNVTALLGLGHGAAPKAPVESEVSL; this is encoded by the coding sequence ATGAAGATCGATGCTTTCTGCCATCTCCTGCCGACCGCCTATGCGGAGCGACTGTTCGCGATCACCGACAGCGCCGTGGCACGCAACATCCAGAAGCGCGTGAGCGGCGTGCCCGCCCTCGTCGATCTGGACGAGCGCTTCCGCGTGATGGACGAGTTCGGACCGGACTACCGGCAGATCATCAACACCGCCGCGCCGCCGCTGGATGACCTGGGGCCCCGCGCGCGCACCGCCGAGCTGGCGCGCATCGCCAACGACGGGATGGCCGACCTCGTGGCCCGCCACCCGGACCGCTTCGAGGGGTTCTGTGCCGCCGTCGCTCTCGACGACGTCGACAACGCGATCGCCGAAGTGGATCGCGCGTTCGACGACCTGGGCGCGGTCGGGGTGCAGATCTACACGCACGTCAACGGCGGACCGATGGATCAGGAGCGGTTCTTCCCGTTCTACGAAGCCGTGGCACGCCGTGGCGACAAGATGATCCAGGTCCACCCCTGCCGCGACGCCAGCTGGGCGGACTACAAGACCGAGGAGCGGTCGAAGTTCGAGATCTGGTGGACGCTGGGGTGGGAGTACGACCTGTCGGCGTTCATGTCGCGGCTGGTCTTCTCCGGCGTCTTCGAGCGACTCCCCGACATCAAGATCCTCATCCACCACGGTGGCGCGATGATCCCGCACTTCGCCGGCAGGGTCGGTCCGGGCTGGGACCAGCTGGGGTCTCGGACCCCCGCCGATCAGGCGGAGGACATCACCGGCTATCCGCTCACCCAGCGGCCGATCGACTACTTCAAGAAGTTCTACGTCGACACGGCATACTTCGGCGCCGGCGACTCGATGCGCACGGCGATCAAGTTCTTCGGGGTGGACCACACCCTGTTCGGCTCCGACACCCCGTTCGACCCCGAGAAGGGCCCGGGCTACATCCGCGACACGATCGCGAACCTGAACGACATGGACATCCTTTCCGACGCCGACCGTGACCGCATCTACAGCGGCAACGTCACGGCGCTGCTCGGACTGGGACACGGCGCGGCGCCGAAGGCGCCCGTTGAATCGGAGGTTTCACTGTGA
- a CDS encoding IclR family transcriptional regulator — protein MGIDEDASAPRHPVGAVDQTLQLLLLLRTHSELRVTDVARELGVSPSTAHRHLSTLEYRGFVTQDRITRAYRTGPALIELGFASTRSIDLRSVSEPHLRDLSIALGETVNLMVLQESSVRFIAGFEADQRTRTHVLTGTLLPAYATSGGKVLLAELSREALRALYPRGLRRFTPHTRTFTQLLDELALVSMRGYAVNDQESVEGLRAIAVPLRDRGGTTIAAVAMSAPSARLTSRRTREVVVHLRGCAAGIRAHLAR, from the coding sequence GTGGGTATCGACGAGGATGCGTCGGCACCGCGACACCCCGTGGGTGCTGTCGACCAGACGCTTCAGCTTCTGCTCCTCCTGCGGACGCACTCCGAACTGCGAGTGACCGACGTCGCCCGCGAGCTGGGCGTGTCGCCCTCCACCGCTCATCGCCATCTCTCCACGTTGGAGTACCGCGGATTCGTCACCCAGGACCGCATCACCCGCGCCTACCGTACGGGCCCTGCCCTCATCGAACTGGGCTTCGCCAGCACCCGCTCCATCGACCTGAGAAGCGTGAGCGAACCCCATCTGCGCGACCTCAGCATCGCGCTGGGTGAGACGGTGAACCTGATGGTGCTCCAGGAGTCCTCGGTGCGGTTCATCGCCGGCTTCGAAGCGGACCAGCGGACCCGCACCCACGTGCTGACGGGGACCCTGCTCCCGGCCTACGCCACATCCGGCGGCAAGGTGCTCCTGGCCGAACTCTCCAGGGAAGCACTGCGCGCCCTCTATCCCCGGGGGCTGCGACGCTTCACACCGCACACGAGGACGTTCACCCAGCTCCTCGATGAGCTGGCACTCGTGTCCATGCGCGGATATGCCGTCAACGACCAGGAGAGCGTCGAGGGGCTCCGGGCCATCGCCGTGCCGCTGCGCGATCGCGGGGGGACCACCATCGCAGCCGTGGCGATGTCGGCCCCCAGCGCTCGGCTGACGTCCCGCCGCACGCGCGAAGTGGTCGTGCACCTGCGGGGGTGCGCCGCGGGCATCCGCGCGCATCTCGCCCGGTGA
- a CDS encoding methylenetetrahydrofolate reductase, whose translation MTGKDIPGLEEARDTIPAGTKINVTFLGNEDLDMRVSAAKAVADMGFVPVPHISARRLSSQGQLEEFLGRLQEVGATDHVFAVGGDPAEPEGPYPDSLSVIRSGVLQQYGVKEVSIAGYPEGHPDIPSDVLWRHLEDKSAALKEQGLDAVILTQFAFDTDPVTAWIQAVRDRGIDTEIRIGTPGPAGVKRLINFARRFGVGANAMIVKKYGFSLTNLMGTAGPDRFVTDLAALLAQNPASGNVRLHFYTFGGLLATSKWARDYAAARS comes from the coding sequence ATGACCGGCAAGGACATCCCCGGCCTGGAAGAGGCACGGGACACCATCCCGGCCGGCACGAAGATCAACGTGACCTTCCTCGGCAACGAAGACCTCGACATGCGCGTCTCGGCCGCCAAGGCCGTCGCCGACATGGGCTTCGTCCCCGTCCCGCACATCTCCGCCCGGCGCCTGTCCTCTCAGGGGCAGCTCGAGGAGTTCCTAGGCCGCCTGCAGGAAGTGGGCGCCACCGATCACGTCTTCGCCGTCGGCGGCGACCCGGCCGAGCCCGAGGGCCCGTACCCCGACTCGCTCTCCGTCATCCGCTCCGGCGTCCTGCAGCAGTACGGCGTCAAGGAGGTGTCGATCGCGGGATACCCCGAAGGACACCCCGACATCCCCTCCGACGTGCTGTGGCGCCATCTGGAGGACAAGTCCGCCGCGCTCAAGGAGCAGGGCCTGGATGCGGTCATCCTGACGCAGTTCGCGTTCGATACCGACCCGGTGACCGCCTGGATCCAGGCGGTGCGCGACCGCGGCATCGACACGGAGATCCGCATCGGCACGCCCGGCCCTGCCGGCGTGAAGCGGCTGATCAACTTCGCCCGCCGCTTCGGCGTGGGCGCCAACGCGATGATCGTGAAGAAGTACGGCTTCTCGCTGACGAACCTCATGGGCACCGCGGGACCTGACCGCTTCGTGACCGACCTCGCGGCGCTGCTCGCGCAGAACCCGGCCTCCGGAAATGTCAGACTGCACTTCTACACGTTCGGTGGACTGCTCGCGACCTCCAAGTGGGCGCGGGACTACGCCGCCGCCCGCTCCTGA
- the purU gene encoding formyltetrahydrofolate deformylase — MPLRPHSLHDHACLIVHGPDQPGLVAAVTSLITRNKGNIVTLDQYSDNPEGGAFFQRVVFHRPDLAAAMPEIEADLDKTLGAQGMTWQLTDQSMPKRMAILASTSDHCLLELLWRHRRGELNVTIPMVISNHTNTAESVRSFGIPFFHIPSQGPDKSAAEAEIVKLLTGNVDFVVLARYMQILSDDFLTQVGVPVINIHHSFLPAFIGAGPYKKAKERGVKLIGATSHYVTKDLDEGPIIEQDVARVTHAMSATDLQARGAYVERAVLSRAVQWHAEDRVIRHGNQTIVFA; from the coding sequence ATGCCTCTGCGCCCGCATTCCCTGCACGATCACGCGTGCCTCATCGTGCACGGCCCCGACCAGCCCGGGCTGGTGGCGGCCGTCACGTCGCTGATCACCCGCAACAAGGGGAACATCGTCACGCTCGACCAGTACTCCGACAACCCCGAGGGCGGAGCGTTCTTCCAGCGCGTGGTCTTCCACCGCCCCGACCTGGCCGCCGCGATGCCCGAGATCGAGGCCGACCTCGACAAGACCCTCGGCGCGCAGGGCATGACGTGGCAGCTCACGGATCAGTCGATGCCCAAGCGCATGGCGATCCTCGCCTCCACGAGCGACCACTGCCTGCTCGAGCTGCTGTGGCGGCACCGCCGGGGCGAGCTGAACGTGACCATCCCGATGGTCATCTCCAACCACACCAACACCGCAGAATCGGTGCGGTCGTTCGGCATCCCCTTCTTCCACATCCCCTCCCAGGGACCGGACAAGTCGGCCGCCGAGGCGGAGATCGTCAAGCTCCTGACCGGAAACGTCGACTTCGTCGTCCTGGCCCGGTACATGCAGATCCTCTCCGACGACTTCCTCACCCAGGTGGGGGTGCCCGTCATCAACATCCACCACTCGTTCCTGCCCGCCTTCATCGGCGCCGGCCCCTACAAGAAGGCCAAGGAACGCGGCGTCAAGCTCATCGGCGCGACATCGCACTACGTGACGAAGGACCTCGACGAGGGTCCGATCATCGAGCAGGACGTCGCCCGCGTCACCCACGCCATGAGCGCGACGGACCTGCAGGCCCGGGGCGCGTACGTCGAGCGCGCCGTGTTGTCCCGCGCCGTCCAGTGGCACGCCGAGGACCGGGTCATCCGGCACGGCAACCAGACCATCGTCTTCGCCTGA
- the ligM gene encoding vanillate/3-O-methylgallate O-demethylase, which produces MANNLQELIDGQNPVEMLRNSQIGSYIYPVVPADFQNWIKEQQAWRNTAVLYDQSHHMDNVFLKGSDAIKLISDTAINSVANFAVNKAKQYVPTTASGHVIGDGILFREAEDEYVYVGRAPASNWLMFHGETGGYSNLDLTVDRRSPSRPYGHAVSRQYYRFQIQGPNAWAVIEKLNGGPLEKIGFFNMSTMRIAGKEVRTLRHGMAGAPGLEIWGPYAEHDEIRDAIVEAGAEFGLVPVGSRAYPSNTLESGWIPSPLPAIYTGEAERAYREWLGVDSYEATGTLAGSFVSDNIEDYYMTPWELGYGSFVKFDHDFIGRDALEKMNKDDQRKKVTLAWNAEDLGKVWTSLLNVDGPSYKFFDLPLANYGSANYDSVVDADGTVVGFSMFTGYSANERRGLSLGVVDPNVPEGTELKVVWGEPNGGSSKASVEPHEQTEVRVVVSPVPYSTVARQTYQGGWRTGYQA; this is translated from the coding sequence ATGGCCAACAACCTGCAAGAGCTGATCGACGGGCAGAACCCCGTCGAGATGCTGCGCAACTCGCAGATCGGCTCCTACATCTACCCCGTCGTCCCGGCGGACTTCCAGAACTGGATCAAGGAGCAGCAGGCGTGGCGCAACACCGCCGTGCTGTACGACCAGTCCCACCACATGGACAACGTGTTCCTCAAGGGCTCTGACGCGATCAAGCTCATCAGCGACACCGCCATCAACTCCGTCGCGAACTTCGCGGTCAACAAGGCCAAGCAGTACGTGCCGACCACGGCCTCGGGCCACGTCATCGGTGACGGAATCCTGTTCCGCGAGGCCGAGGACGAGTACGTGTACGTCGGCCGGGCGCCCGCGTCGAACTGGCTGATGTTCCACGGCGAGACCGGCGGCTACTCGAACCTCGACCTCACCGTCGACCGCCGCTCCCCCTCGCGCCCGTACGGGCACGCGGTGAGCCGTCAGTACTACCGCTTCCAGATCCAGGGTCCGAACGCGTGGGCCGTCATCGAGAAGCTCAACGGCGGACCGCTGGAGAAGATCGGCTTCTTCAACATGTCGACGATGCGCATCGCCGGCAAGGAGGTCCGCACCCTCCGTCACGGTATGGCCGGCGCACCGGGTCTGGAGATCTGGGGCCCGTACGCCGAGCACGACGAGATCCGTGACGCCATCGTCGAGGCGGGCGCCGAGTTCGGTCTCGTGCCGGTCGGGTCGCGCGCCTACCCGTCGAACACGCTGGAGTCGGGCTGGATCCCCTCCCCGCTCCCGGCCATCTACACCGGTGAGGCGGAGCGCGCGTACCGCGAGTGGCTCGGCGTCGACAGCTACGAGGCGACCGGCACCCTGGCCGGCTCCTTCGTGTCGGACAACATCGAGGACTACTACATGACGCCGTGGGAGCTCGGCTACGGCTCCTTCGTGAAGTTCGACCACGACTTCATCGGTCGCGACGCGCTCGAGAAGATGAACAAGGACGACCAGCGCAAGAAGGTGACCCTCGCGTGGAACGCCGAGGACCTCGGCAAGGTGTGGACCTCGCTGCTGAACGTCGACGGCCCGAGCTACAAGTTCTTCGACCTGCCGCTGGCCAACTACGGCTCGGCCAACTACGACTCGGTCGTGGACGCGGACGGCACCGTCGTCGGATTCTCGATGTTCACCGGCTACAGCGCCAACGAGCGCCGCGGTCTGTCGCTGGGCGTCGTGGACCCCAACGTGCCCGAGGGCACCGAGCTCAAGGTCGTCTGGGGCGAGCCGAACGGCGGCTCCTCGAAGGCGTCCGTCGAGCCGCACGAGCAGACCGAGGTCCGCGTCGTGGTCAGCCCCGTGCCCTACTCCACCGTGGCGCGGCAGACGTACCAGGGCGGATGGCGCACGGGCTACCAGGCCTGA
- a CDS encoding PadR family transcriptional regulator: MSLRYALLALVRVGPQSGYDLQKQFAVSVGHVWHAPDSQIYPELRKMEAEGLIRGEEQTRGERGTRRMYHVTPAGHQAFLDWMASPLEYQRVRDPAHLRAAYLEAATPDQARAFLQAHIAQWSGELEQWEGELRRIDAVDNPMLLRRLAVTADEDRERTIAYKRFAYEGLVERARGEIAWARRGLALVDRLEGTAG; this comes from the coding sequence ATGAGCCTGCGTTACGCACTGCTCGCGCTCGTGCGGGTGGGCCCGCAATCCGGCTACGACCTGCAGAAGCAGTTCGCCGTGTCGGTGGGTCACGTGTGGCACGCCCCCGACTCCCAGATCTACCCCGAACTGCGGAAGATGGAGGCCGAGGGCCTCATCCGCGGCGAAGAGCAGACCCGCGGGGAACGCGGCACGCGCCGCATGTACCACGTGACCCCCGCCGGGCATCAGGCGTTCCTGGACTGGATGGCCTCGCCCCTCGAGTATCAGCGCGTCCGCGACCCCGCCCACCTGCGCGCCGCGTATCTGGAAGCCGCCACACCCGACCAGGCCCGCGCGTTCCTGCAGGCCCACATCGCGCAGTGGAGCGGCGAACTGGAGCAGTGGGAGGGCGAGCTGCGCCGCATCGACGCAGTCGACAACCCCATGCTGCTGCGCCGCCTGGCCGTCACTGCCGACGAGGACCGCGAACGTACGATCGCCTACAAGCGCTTCGCCTACGAAGGCCTCGTGGAGCGCGCGCGCGGCGAGATCGCGTGGGCGCGCCGCGGGCTCGCACTCGTGGACCGCCTGGAAGGAACGGCCGGATGA